A stretch of Lathyrus oleraceus cultivar Zhongwan6 chromosome 6, CAAS_Psat_ZW6_1.0, whole genome shotgun sequence DNA encodes these proteins:
- the LOC127092309 gene encoding ribonuclease H2 subunit A yields MGSEAMVPEWASEPCIMGIDEAGRGPVLGPMVYGCLYCPLSYKKTLATLSFADSKTLKEEKREELFEALKGNDSIGWAVDVIDPKELSAKMLKKNKINLNEISHDSAMGLVDRVLKIGVLLTEVYIDTVGDPGKYEAKMSKNFPSIKFVVAKKADSLYPVVSGASIAAKVTRDRAVRDWVLDETADNIHRNFGSGYPADPATKSWLENHKHSIFGFPTLVRFSWGTCSTYFKSGAEVLW; encoded by the exons ATGGGATCCGAAGCTATGGTTCCAGAATGGGCATCGGAGCCTTGCATAATGGGAATCGACGAAGCCGGAAGAGGTCCCGTTCTTGGTCCTATGGTTTATGGCTGTTTATACTGTCCTCTCTCCTACAAGAAAACCCTAGCTACTTTGAGTTTCGCCG ATTCTAAGACTCTGAAGGAAGAGAAGAGGGAGGAATTATTTGAAGCTTTGAAAGGCAACGATTCTATTGGATGGGCTGTTGATGTCATTGATCCAAAGGAACTCTCTGCTAAAATGCTCAAGAA GAATAAGATAAACTTGAATGAGATATCACATGACTCTGCTATGGGCCTCGTTGATAGGGTCCTCAAAATCGGAGTGCTTCTAACCGAG GTTTATATTGATACGGTCGGAGATCCAGGGAAATATGAGGCAAAAATGTCTAAAAATTTCCCATCTATCAAATTTGTGGTTGCTAAGAAAGCTGATAGTCTTTATCCTGTTGTCAGTGGTGCAAGTATAGCTGCAAAG GTTACGAGGGACCGAGCTGTAAGAGATTGGGTGCTCGATGAGACTGCTGATAATATACACAGGAACTTTGGTTCTGGATATCCTGCAG ATCCCGCAACCAAGTCTTGGCTAGAAAATCACAAACATTCTATCTTCGGTTTTCCAACATTGGTTCGGTTTAGTTGGGGAACTTGCAGCACTTATTTTAAAAGTGGTGCTGAAGTTTTATGGTAA